Genomic DNA from Streptomyces sp. GS7:
CCGGGGCCCGGCCGTCGAGGTCCGCCACGATCTCCGGGCCGGTGCCGGCCGCATGCGCCTCCGTGTTGAGCGCGTTGAAGTACTGATCGGTGTGGAAATGGGTGGCGCCGGGCCGTGTCAACTCCTGGTGGAAGCGGGTCAGCGGGTCCTCGGTGTCGGTCGGGTCCAGGCATTCGGTCTGCCCGGGCAGCTCCTCGATCTCGGCGCCCAGCAGCAGGAGAAGGTCCTTGATCTCCGGTACCCGCATCCGGTTGGTGACGCTCTTGAACGTGAGCCCGTGCAGGCCCGCGATGACCGCCAGCGCTTTGGCGGTGTTGCCGCTGGACAGCTCGACGATCGTCTCACCGCGCTCCCGGGCACCGGGGAGCCCGGCCCGCACCATGTTCCAGGCGGCCCGGTCCTTGACCGACCCGAAGGGGTTGAGCAACTCCAGCTTCGCGTAGAGGTCGATGTTCCGCAGACCGTGCACGGCCGGGTCGAGCCGGACCAGCGGCGTGTTGCCGATCGCCTCGGTGATGCTGTTGTACCTCATGCGTCATGCCCCCCATGGCAGTTGACCGGCCAGTACTGCTCGTCCAGGCACCAGTGCCAGGAGCCCGCGGCTCGGAGGCAGCCTTCGAGCGCGACGGCCTTCTCGTCGAGGCTCGTGGTGTCGAGGTGGTAGGCGACCCCGGTCGGCTCGATGGTGTCCTGGTGGCGCTCGACCGTGTCCGGCAGCCGGTTCAGGGAGCGCACGGAGGAACCGAAGCGGCTGGGCCGGGAGAGCACCCTGACCCCGGACGCCTCGAACTCCGGCAACCGCAGCAGGACCTGGACGCAGGGCAGGCCGTGCTCGCGCACCAGGGCGGAGAGGTACTCCAGCTCCCCTTGCCAGTCGACGCTGACCAAGGCGCCGGTGCGCGCGGCCTGCCAGCGGAACTCCGGGTCCTTGGGGCCGGTCGCCACGACCCGGTCCGGGGTGAAGCCGGCGCTGAGGGCGTGCTGCAGCTCTCCCAGCGAGGCCACGTCCATGCCGGCGTCCGTGGCGGCGAGCCGTCGTGGCAGTGCGCTGGAACGGTTCGCCTTGTGCGCGAAGAACACCTGGCCGGCGAGGTGGTGGCGACGCAGGGAGGAGCGGAAGCGCTCGACGTTCTGAGCGATCCGGTCGGGCAGCACGACATTGAGCGGTGAGCCGGGCGCATCGACCAGCCTGTGCAGGAACACGGGCGACTCCAACAGCGACGCCAGCGGTGGTTCGAGGACTGGTTCCAGGTACAAGGGCGCACCATGCATCCAGGCGTTCCTCCCCGGTGAGGTGAAACCACTGCTGCCGTCCAACCTCAACTTCTTCCCCCTCGTGTGCCGTTTACTCCCGGATATCGAGCGGGCATGGGCGGCCGACGGCCGCATCAGAGGGCGAGAGCCATCAGGATGTCGTCGCAGTCGTCCCCGGGTGCCCCCGCAACGCACCGGGCCAGCGGCCGACCTCCCGCCATCCCAGTCGGTGGTAGAAGCCCTCCAGTCCCAGGCACGCCCGCGCCGCGAGGTGGAGCTGCTGCAGTCCCATCTCGTCCCTCGCCAGTTCGCGGACGTGGCGCATCAGCGCGGTCCCGATGCCCCGGCCGCGGAAACGCGGATGTGTCTGGAGGTGGTTGACCTCGCCCCAGTGCGCGATCAGGGGATGCATGTCACGGCGTACGAGCAGCTACCCCGCGAGGTCGTCCCCGACGGTGGCGAGCGGTAGCCGGCTGCGCAGCGGATCGGGTTCGGCGATCAGTCGGCCTGTCTCCGGGGCGACCTGCCCGGCATCGGCCGGGGGGAGGGGAAAACCGAGCGGCACGACCGGACCGCCGGCGTTGGTCACTGTCGCCCAGCACTCAATCAGCTCTCGTCTGCTTTCGGGGGCATCTCCGGTGGCTGGGTGATCTGCGCGGAGTTTTTGCATACGACATTCGTTTTCATGTACCTTCGGGCGTCCGCCTCGTCTTTCCGATCCGTCTCTCGGAGGTTTCCGCAGTGGCTGTGCCCAAGCGCAAGATGTCCCGCAGTAACACCCGCCACCGCCGCGCGCAGTGGAAGGCGAGCACTCCGGAGCTCGCCCCGATCCACGTCGACGGTGTCGAGTACCAGGTGCCCCGGCGCCTCGTGCGCGCCTACGAACGCGGGTTGCTGCCGCTGCCTGGGAAGAGCTGACGGCCCGTCCGCCGCCACCGCACCCACACCCGTACCCCGCTCCGTACGAGAACTGAGGAAGCCGTCCCGTGTCAGCCCCCGCCGCTCCGTCCCACCGCCGTCTGCCCGTCACCGTGCTGTCCGGATTCCTCGGCGCGGGCAAGACCACGCTGCTCAATCACGTCCTGAACAACCGCGCGGGGCTGCGCGTCGCGGTGATCGTGAACGACATGAGCGAGGTCAACATCGATGCGGAGCTGGTGCGGGACGGGGGAGCGGCGCTGTCCCGTACCGAGGAGCGGCTGGTGGAGATGACCAACGGCTGCATCTGCTGCACGCTGCGGGACGACCTGCTGGAAGAGGTGGAGCGGCTCGCCCACGCAGGCCGTTTCGACTACCTGCTCATCGAGTCCAGCGGGATTTCCGAGCCCATGCCGGTGGCCGCCACATTCTCCTTCGCACGCGACGACGGCGCGATGCTCGCGGACGTCGCAGCCCTGGACACCATGGTCACCGTCGTCGACGCCTCCAACTTCCTGCCCGAGCTGGTGCGTGGAGACGAACTGACGGAGCGGGGCCTCGACCAGTACGAGGACGACGAGCGCACCGTCAGCGATCTGCTGATGGACCAGGTCGAGTTCGCCGACGTCATCGTGCTCAACAAGCTCGACCTGGTCACCGACGCGGAAGCCGACCGACTGCGAGCCACTCTGGCCCGGCTGAATCCCTCCGCCCAGATCGTGCCCGTCAGCCACGGGCGGATCGACCCGGTCCGCGTTCTCGGCACCGGGCGTTTCGACGTGGAGAAGGCTCAGCAGGCCCCGGGCTGGGTCGCCGAACTCAACGGTGACCACGTCCCGGAGACCGAGGAGTACGGAATCTCCAGCCTCGTCTTCCGCGCCGAACGCCCCTTCCACCCCGAGCAGTTGTGGCGCTTCGTCGCCGAGGAGCTGGACGGTGGAGCGTACGGCGACATCCTGCGTTCCAAGGGCTTCTTCCGGCTCGCCACCCGCCCCGCTGTCACCGGGCTGTGGTCCCAGGCCGGCGTCGTCGCACGCTTCGAGCCGGCCGGTGTCCGCAGCGGGGAGCAGCAGGCGCAGGAGCTGGTATTCATCGGCACCCGCCTGCGCAAGGAGGCTCTGGCCGAACGGCTTACCGCCTGCCTCCTCAAGGACGGCGAGTCCGTGACCGGGCTGTGCGACCCGTTCCCGTCCTGGGAGACGTACGGCATCGACGACGCCTGTGAGCACGAGCACGCGTCCGAGTACATCCACGCGGACTGAAGTGAACGCAGCGGACTAAAACGAACGCGATCGCCGGAACCCTGGAGCATGCCGGGCCGGGCGTGTCCTGCTGCCCAGATCGGTGTCAGGCCATCCTGAAGAAGACCGCGGTCATCCGCTTGTCCTTCACGGTGCTGCCCCAGTAGCCGGTGGCGCTGTGCATCAGGTTTGCGATGCAGAGGAGCAGCCGGATGTAGCGGTGCGGCACGCGCACGTCCTCGGTGAACGAGTCGGGCGGGACCAAGCGTGTACCGAGCACGTCGACGAGGTTGTTGTGCGGCGCCGGTGCGCAGCACCAAGCGCCGGAGCCCTGGCGGATCACTCCTCGGGGGACGTACCGGCAGACCCCTAAGGGCTGTGCCCCAGCTCGTCCGCCTCTGAGGGGACGTCAGCTATGGCGCTCGCACTCTAGCGTGCTTGGCATGACCGGAATCCGTCGCACTGCAGTAGTCACCGTGCTCGGTCTCATCCTGGCGCTGCCGATCGCCACAGGGGGCGCCGCGTCAGCCACTCCCGGACCGTCCGCCACCGCGCCGTCCGCATCCTCGGACGCATCCGCCGTCCAGCTGGAACTGCCCCGCCCGACGGGCCCGCACGCTGTCGGCGTCAGCACGTTGCACCTCGTCGACGAGCAGCGCCAGGACCCGTGGGTTCCGTCGGCGGGCCCGCGCCAGCTGATGGTGTCGATGTACTACCCCGCCCGGCCCGACACCGGCGTCCCTGCCCCCTTCATGACCACCGAGGAAGCCAGCCTGTTCCTGCAGGCGAAGGCTCCGGGAGCCAACGTCCCAGCCGGGGTGCTCGCCGGCACCCGCACGTGGGCGTACACCGACGCGCGCCCGACGCACGGCAGGTTCCCGCTGGTGCTGCTCTCACCCGGCTTCACGCTGCCGCGACAGACTCTCACCGGCCTCGCCGAGGACCTGGCCAGCCGCGGGTACGCCGTCGCCCTGGTCGACCACACCTATGAGGACAGCGGGACGACCTTTCCCGACGGACGGACGCTCACCTGCGCCGTCTGCGACCGGATTCCGGGCGGGTTCCCGGCCGTGGAAGAGAGCCGGGCCGCGGATCTCTCCTTCGTGATCGATCAGCTGACCCATCGCCATTCGCAATGGCGCTACGCCCGCATGATCGACCGGGAGCGGATCGGCATCGCCGGGCACTCCGCCGGCGGCGCCAGCGCCGCCACCACCATGGTCGCCGACGACCGGGTGCGGGCCGGGGTGAACTTGGACGGCACCTTCGATGTGCAGATCCCGACCATCGGCCTGAACGGCCGCCCGTTCATGTTGTTGGGCGCACAGGCAGACCACAGCCCGGGCGGACAGGAAGACTCGTGGAGTACGGCCTGGGCGCGCCTGGACGGCTGGAAGCGCTGGCTGCTCGTCGCCGGTGCCGTGCATGACAGCTTCACCGACCTGCCCGACCTCGCGGCCCAGGTGGGCCTTCCCAGCCGGGGCGCGTCGATCTCCGGGCAGCGCTCGGAGGAGATCACCCGTACCTATGTCGCGGCCTTCTTCGACCAGCAGCTGAAGGGCATCGCCCAACCACTGCTCGACGGACCGTCACCGGCCAATCCGGAGGTGACCTTCCAACAGCCCTGATCCTGAACGACCCCGATCAGGAGCTCGCCCTCCCCCTTCTCCTTCCCCTCCTTCAGAGGTATGACTCGTACCTGAACACCCACTGCCGCGTCGGGCTGTCCGGCACCTGCAACACGGCCCGGAACCCGATGAACGGCGCGAGGTGCTGTTCGGCCAGGGCCACCGGGTCGGTGTGCGCCTGCGGCCCGTTGGGATCGACGCGGAAGTACTGCCCGGGGTGCCGGGGAGGGCCCCGGAGGGCCGGACCGCCTTGTCCAGCCACTCCTCCTCCAGGCCCACGCCGTTCTCGAACAGCAACTTGGACCGGCCTATCGCCTGGAGGTCGGCGGGCGTGGGCTTGTATTCGTGGGCTGAGGCATTCGGCGTCACGAGCTGGACGACGTCGACGTGGCCGGTGCCGATGGTGCGGACGAAGTCCGCCACCTGCGTGGTGGTGGCCACCACCTTCAGCGTGCCCGAGCCCGAGTCGTCGGACTGTGCGGTGGCAGCCTTCGGACCGCAGCCGGTCAGGGACAAGGCGGCCAGGCATATGGCGACGAGGGGCTGCTTCGGTTGGTGCTCGGGATCTCCTGGTGCGTGTGGCGCGGAAAGCGCCGCGTAATGGACATGGAAATCATGTTCAGCTAGTTTTGGTGATCGACAGACCGCAGGTCAACCGGGAGTCGTGATGAGCAGCGCGGAGGCGGGGTGGACGGAGGCCGTGGAGCCGGGTGTGCGCAGGACGCGTCAGCGCGCCGCTGTGCTGCGCACGTTCGCTGCCTGTCGCGATTTCGTCTCCGCTCAGGCCCTGCATGCACTGCTGACGGAGGCGGGCGTCGGGGTCGGCCTCAGCACCGTCTACCGCGCCCTGCGTGACCTGGAACGGGTGGGCTGCGTCGACGTCGTACGCGACCAGACCGGCGAGCGGCTGTACCGGCAGCGGCCCGACGGCGGCCACCGTCACTACCTCATCTGCCGGTGCTGCGGCCGCAGTCGGGCCGTCGACACGGACGTGGTCGAGGAGTGGGCCGACCGGCTCGGCGAGCAGACCGGCTTCACCGGCGTCGAGCACACCCTTGAACTCAGCGGTGTCTGTGCCGACTGCGGCACCGCTGCCGAACAAGGAGGAGCACCATGCCGGGAAGTCCCCCCGTCTTGCCGATCCACGTAGTTCGGTGCGTTGAAGGGCTCTGCGCGACGCTTCCTCGCCCTCGGCGACGACAGCGGCGTCGCCATCCCGCTCAAGACGTCACCGCAGGGGGAGTGGCCGCGGGCTTCCGCGTCCCGTGGCGGCCCGGCGTGCCGAGCCGCCGTCCATGCTCGCCCTGCGGTTCGTGCGTCCATCGAGCGCCGTACGGCGCCGCGCCCGCCGCTGGTGGGCTGCCCGGTGTCAGCGCGGCCCGGTTGCTGTCACCAACTGCTTTTGGTGACGCCGGGGAGTTCGCCGGCGTGTGCCATCTCGCGCAGGCGGATGCGGGAGAGGCCGAAGGCGCGCAGGTGGCCGCGGGGACGGCCGTCGACGGCGTCGCGGTTGCGCACCCGGGTGGCGCTGGCGTCGCGCGGCTGACGGCGCAGCTCCTGCTGGGCGGCGGCGCGTGCCTCGTCGGGCGTGGCGGGGTTGGCGATGACGGCCTTCAGCTCGGCGCGGCGCTCGGCGTAGCGGGCTACGGTCTCGCGTCGCTTCTCATTCTTGGCGATCTTGCTCTTCTTGGCCATCAGACCTTTCCTCCTCGGGCGCGGATGCGGGCCACGGCGGCCTCGACGCCGATCGCGTCGACCGTCTTGATGCCCTTGGTGCTGAGTGTGAGCCGGACATGGCGGTTCTCGCTGGGCAGCCAGTACCGCTTGTGCTGGATGTTGGGGTCGAACCGGCGGCTGGTGCGGCGGTGTGAGTGGGAGACGGTCTTACCGAAGCCCGGCTGCCGGCCGGTGAGTTGGCAGTGAGCGGACATGGCTCCTCTTGTTGCTCGGTGGTCGGTTACTGCGGCGCCGTAGCAGCTTGATGAAAATGAAAACCACTTGTGTATGCTGCGGGGCATGGCCAGGAACGAACTACGCCCGATCATCAAGCTCAGGTCCACCGCCGGCACCGGCTACACCTACGTGACCCGCAAGAACCGCCGTAACGATCCGGACCGGCTGACGCTGCGCAAGTACGACCCGGTCGTCGGCCGGCACGTCGATTTCCGCGAGGAGCGCTGACCTCATGAAGCCTGGAATCCACCCCGAATACCGGCCCGTCGTCTTCCGCGACCAGGCCGCCGGCCACGCCTTCCTCACCCGCTCCACGGCGACCAGCGACAAGACCGTCGAGTGGGAGGACGGCAACACCTACCCTGTCATCGACGTCGAGATCTCCTCGGCGAGCCACCCCTTGTACACCGGCACCCAGCGGGTCCTGGACACCGCGGGCCGCGTGGAGCGCTTCGAACGCCGCTACGGGCGGAGGGAACGGTGAGTGTCGCTTCGCCCCGCCTGCCGGTGGTGATCGTCGGCGGACTGTGCGAAGGCGCCCGGCGCGCGGCCGTCGGGGACATCCTGCGCTCTGTGCCCGGCACCGTCGTGCTCCACCACGATCTGTCGAGCGGACCCGACGGCTCGGTGCACCGCACCATCCGCGATCTGAGCGGTCCCGTCAGCAGCGGTCACACGCCCTTGGTCAACGACTGCGCGTGCTGCGCGCTGCGCGAGGACCTGGTCCCCGAACTGGTGCGGCTCGCGGACGCCGGAACGTACCGGCTGGCCGTCGTCGAGCTGTGGGACTCCGTCGAGCCGCAGGCCATGGCAGCCGTCATCGCGGCCGAGAGCGAAGCGCTGGAGCTCACCGGGGTGGCCACCGCGGTCGACCCGGCGCTCGTCCTGCCGTACCTGTCCAACGGGGACGACCTGGCCGAGGCCGGTCTCGCCGCCGCCCCCACTGATCAGCGCACGGTCGCCGACACCTTCGCCCGCCAGATCGAGTACCCCACGGTGCTCGCCCTCGCCGAAGGCGACGAACCGGTGGACGACGCCGACCTCGCGCTGCTCGCCCAACTCACCCCAGCCGCACAGCGTTTGCGGGTGGACGAGGGCACGCTCGGTCCGGCCCTGCTGACCGGGTTCGATGTCGAGGCCGCAGCGGCACGTCAGCATCCTTCGTGCCTGCTGCTGCCGCAGGAGGCCGACGAACACGGGGTCGACACTCTCGTGTGGCGGCGAGATCGGCCGTTCCACCCCGGGCGGCTCTATGCGGCCCTGGAGGACCTGGTCTGCGCCGCGGCGCGCATCCGGGGTCGGTTCTGGCTGGCCGACCGCCCGGACACGCTGCTGTCATGGGACGCAGCGGGCGGCGCGCTGTGCGTGGAGTCCGCCGGTCCCTGGCTGGCCGCACTGCCCGACGCCGCATGGGAGATGGTGCCCGCCGAACGCCGCATCGCGGCCTCGCTGGACTGGCACCCGGAACACGGCGACCGCTGCCAACACCTCACCTTCACCTCACCCGACCTCGACCGGGAGAACCTGCTGATCCTGCTGGACTCCTGCCTGCTGACCGACGCCGAGCACGCGGCCGGACCGGAGGCGTGGAAAGAACTCCCACACGCCTTCGACGAACTCCTCGACGCCGTCGCCTGAACGCGCACCACCCGCAACCGCGAGACAAGGACCTGACATGGCCCGCCGCAGCGACCTCAAACCCAAGGCCACGAAACGCAAGGTCAACCCGCTGGACGCCGCCGGCATCACCTACATCGACTACAAGGACACCGACCTGCTGCGGAAATTCATCTCCGACCGCGGCAAGATCCGCAGCCGCCGAGTGACCCATGTGACCAAGCAGCAGCAGCGGCAGATGGCCCGCGCCATCAAGAACGCCCGCGAGATGGCCCTCATCCCCTACGACTCCCGGTAACCGACCTCGATGCGACACATTCCGCCGGCGGCGGCGTGGGGACGCAGAGCCGCCCACACTCTCGTGACCGCGATCGCCGGGGTGGGAGCGTGAGCATCGACGGAGGGCCGGTCCGGGGCCTGCTCACCGTCGTCTGCGGCAACACACCTCAGGCGCGCGGTCGCGCGGTGGACGTCACCCTGCGCGCCGTACCCGACGCAGTGGTGCTGTCCGTCTCGGTCGAAGGTGACGCGGACGGCCCGTACCCGTTCGTCCAGCGCACCGTCTCCTGCCACGACGAGCAGCTTCGCCGTGACCTCTGCCGGGCGGCCACAGGCGACCCGGCCGTGATTGTCCGTCAGGACCTGGAGGCCATCGCCCGCCGTACGGGGCACCCGCACGTCGTGCTCGCGCTCCCCGGTGAACTCGATGCGGCGCTGTTCCTCGCCGCTCTGTGGCAGACCCCGCTGGGCCGCACACCAACGGCGCACCACTACGACCTGGGGCCGCTGACCGTCGGCCTGGACCCCGAGCGTTTCCTCAGCGACCTGCGATGCGCTCACCGGACCGTCCGGTCCTACGGCCGAGGCGCCCACACCGTTTCGCTCACGCTCGCCGAAGCCGCCGCCCGCCAGGTGGAGGCGGCAGGCGCCGTGCTGCTGAGTCCAGGACAGAATCTCGCCGACGGCGCTCGGGAGGGGGCGCGAGCCCTGCTCGGCCACCTCAATCCGTCCGTGGATGTGCTCTCCGGCTCGGAAGCCGGCGACGAGGCCCTCGTGACTCTGATGAAGCCCGATCCGCGCTGGGCCGTGGCCGGCCCCGCCGAGCGTCTCGACCCAGTGATCGCGCCGGTGCACCGGCGCAGTGTCGACCACGGCGTGATGTCCGTACTCTGGCGCTGCCGTCGCCCCGTCCACCCCGAGCGGCTGGCGGACAGCCTGCGGCGGATCATGTCCGGAGTCGTCCGCAGCCGGGGTCACCTGTGGTTGGCCACCCGGCCCCGGTCGGTCGTCACCTGGCGCTCTGCCGGTCGTCACTTGGAGCTCCGCGAGACCGGCAACTGGCTGCCGGACGGTGAAGCGGCGGCGTGGCGGAGTGTGTCCCCGCAGCGCCGGACCCTGGCCTCCTGGTTCTGGGACGACTACTACGGCGAGCGGCGCAACGAACTCGTCTTCACCGGAACCGAGCTGGACCAGGACGAGCTCCGGCACACCCTGGACGCCACCCTGCTCGACGACCGCGAGCTGTCGTACGGCGTCGAGAGCTGGGCAGACCTCCCCGATCCGCTGCTCGGCGATCCCGCCCCCGATGGTCCCACCGACGGTTGACGGCCAACCGGTGACACGGGGACGGGAGTGGCGCAGCCCCCCGCACCGCCGAGCCGGACCCTCATCGGCCCGCGGCGGGTACCTCACACACCCGGGCTGGCTTTGTTCACCAGTTCGGCCGCAGTTGTTCAGCAATTGTCCGTTCTCATGCAATCCAGTCGCCGTCTCATCGAAGGCAGTCGAGGAGGACGCAGCCGGACGCCTGAAGATCTACGGATAGACAGGGACTGAAGTTCGGCCGGCTGACGAAGGACGCGTTGACGGCCAAAAGCTGAACGAGCACGCGGCCTTGGCCGGACGCATAAGAAGGCCGGTCAAACCCGGAAATCGACGCGCCCGTACTGGGCGCAGGTCGCATGGGCGATACCCAACAGGGCGCGCTCGGGACGGCCCGTGTCGGTGTGCTGTGTCGTAGCAAGTGTGCCGAGCCTCGTCATCGCCCAGCGCAGCTCGCGCGCCACCTGGGCTTCCGCTTCTGCGAGCGTTTGGTGCGAGTCGAGGTCGGAGGACGTGGCTGCGACCTGGCGGAGGCGTACGGCGTTGATGACGCCCTCCTCGCGCTCGCGGCGGTGGGTGGCCAGGTCGTTGGCTAGGCGGATGCACACGTTGCCCTGCATGGCCAGTTCGCCCAGTTGTGGCAGGACGCGTTCGACAGAAGGGTCGTCCAGCAGGATCAGGGCGAGGGCGTAGTAGGCCGGACCGCCGATGGAGAGGCGAGCGTTGGCGATGTTCTCCGCGAAGCCGGGAATCGCAGCGTGTTCGCCCTGCCACAAGGCGCTCTTCCAGGTGATTTCGCGCTGCATGCTTGCCATGACCATCCCGAAGTGCTCGACCAGGTACGGCCGCAGTCGCAGGAAGAGCGGGTAGACGGAGAGGTCAGTGACGATGCCCTTAAGGGGCGGAACGAGCGCATCGTATGACCGACCACCCGCCGGGATCTCGTCGCCGGCCAGGACGGCCAGGTAGCGCTCGCAGTGCTGTCTGGCCTCCGGGGCGGCCAGGCCGCCGGTGTCGAACAGGTCGTCCATGGCGTAGATCCACATCAGCGCCCGCATGATCAGTTCCAGCTCCGGCCGAGCCAAGTCGGGGTTGGCCCGGGTGACCACGGCGGAGAGGGAAGGTATAGCGCCCAGGGGCATGCCCTTGTGCCCTTCGGCCCAGGACCGGGTGACTCGGGAAACCTGCGCCGCCAGGGCTGCCACTGGGCCACCGGGCGGACGGCCGAGATGGTCACCGGCCGTGGCCAGGGCATCGTTGACCGACAGGACGGGGCCCGGTGCGGTGATCAGCAGACGGTCGGTGACCTCAAGCGCAGCGGTCACTGCAGCCTGTACGACGGCGC
This window encodes:
- a CDS encoding GNAT family N-acetyltransferase produces the protein MHPLIAHWGEVNHLQTHPRFRGRGIGTALMRHVRELARDEMGLQQLHLAARACLGLEGFYHRLGWREVGRWPGALRGHPGTTATTS
- the rpmF gene encoding 50S ribosomal protein L32, translating into MAVPKRKMSRSNTRHRRAQWKASTPELAPIHVDGVEYQVPRRLVRAYERGLLPLPGKS
- a CDS encoding GTP-binding protein, translating into MSAPAAPSHRRLPVTVLSGFLGAGKTTLLNHVLNNRAGLRVAVIVNDMSEVNIDAELVRDGGAALSRTEERLVEMTNGCICCTLRDDLLEEVERLAHAGRFDYLLIESSGISEPMPVAATFSFARDDGAMLADVAALDTMVTVVDASNFLPELVRGDELTERGLDQYEDDERTVSDLLMDQVEFADVIVLNKLDLVTDAEADRLRATLARLNPSAQIVPVSHGRIDPVRVLGTGRFDVEKAQQAPGWVAELNGDHVPETEEYGISSLVFRAERPFHPEQLWRFVAEELDGGAYGDILRSKGFFRLATRPAVTGLWSQAGVVARFEPAGVRSGEQQAQELVFIGTRLRKEALAERLTACLLKDGESVTGLCDPFPSWETYGIDDACEHEHASEYIHAD
- a CDS encoding alpha/beta hydrolase family protein, with product MTGIRRTAVVTVLGLILALPIATGGAASATPGPSATAPSASSDASAVQLELPRPTGPHAVGVSTLHLVDEQRQDPWVPSAGPRQLMVSMYYPARPDTGVPAPFMTTEEASLFLQAKAPGANVPAGVLAGTRTWAYTDARPTHGRFPLVLLSPGFTLPRQTLTGLAEDLASRGYAVALVDHTYEDSGTTFPDGRTLTCAVCDRIPGGFPAVEESRAADLSFVIDQLTHRHSQWRYARMIDRERIGIAGHSAGGASAATTMVADDRVRAGVNLDGTFDVQIPTIGLNGRPFMLLGAQADHSPGGQEDSWSTAWARLDGWKRWLLVAGAVHDSFTDLPDLAAQVGLPSRGASISGQRSEEITRTYVAAFFDQQLKGIAQPLLDGPSPANPEVTFQQP
- a CDS encoding Fur family transcriptional regulator, which translates into the protein MSSAEAGWTEAVEPGVRRTRQRAAVLRTFAACRDFVSAQALHALLTEAGVGVGLSTVYRALRDLERVGCVDVVRDQTGERLYRQRPDGGHRHYLICRCCGRSRAVDTDVVEEWADRLGEQTGFTGVEHTLELSGVCADCGTAAEQGGAPCREVPPSCRST
- the rpsN gene encoding 30S ribosomal protein S14, coding for MAKKSKIAKNEKRRETVARYAERRAELKAVIANPATPDEARAAAQQELRRQPRDASATRVRNRDAVDGRPRGHLRAFGLSRIRLREMAHAGELPGVTKSSW
- the rpmB gene encoding 50S ribosomal protein L28 — translated: MSAHCQLTGRQPGFGKTVSHSHRRTSRRFDPNIQHKRYWLPSENRHVRLTLSTKGIKTVDAIGVEAAVARIRARGGKV
- the rpmG gene encoding 50S ribosomal protein L33 — protein: MARNELRPIIKLRSTAGTGYTYVTRKNRRNDPDRLTLRKYDPVVGRHVDFREER
- a CDS encoding type B 50S ribosomal protein L31 — protein: MKPGIHPEYRPVVFRDQAAGHAFLTRSTATSDKTVEWEDGNTYPVIDVEISSASHPLYTGTQRVLDTAGRVERFERRYGRRER
- a CDS encoding CobW family GTP-binding protein, with the protein product MSVASPRLPVVIVGGLCEGARRAAVGDILRSVPGTVVLHHDLSSGPDGSVHRTIRDLSGPVSSGHTPLVNDCACCALREDLVPELVRLADAGTYRLAVVELWDSVEPQAMAAVIAAESEALELTGVATAVDPALVLPYLSNGDDLAEAGLAAAPTDQRTVADTFARQIEYPTVLALAEGDEPVDDADLALLAQLTPAAQRLRVDEGTLGPALLTGFDVEAAAARQHPSCLLLPQEADEHGVDTLVWRRDRPFHPGRLYAALEDLVCAAARIRGRFWLADRPDTLLSWDAAGGALCVESAGPWLAALPDAAWEMVPAERRIAASLDWHPEHGDRCQHLTFTSPDLDRENLLILLDSCLLTDAEHAAGPEAWKELPHAFDELLDAVA
- the rpsR gene encoding 30S ribosomal protein S18, with translation MARRSDLKPKATKRKVNPLDAAGITYIDYKDTDLLRKFISDRGKIRSRRVTHVTKQQQRQMARAIKNAREMALIPYDSR
- a CDS encoding GTP-binding protein encodes the protein MSIDGGPVRGLLTVVCGNTPQARGRAVDVTLRAVPDAVVLSVSVEGDADGPYPFVQRTVSCHDEQLRRDLCRAATGDPAVIVRQDLEAIARRTGHPHVVLALPGELDAALFLAALWQTPLGRTPTAHHYDLGPLTVGLDPERFLSDLRCAHRTVRSYGRGAHTVSLTLAEAAARQVEAAGAVLLSPGQNLADGAREGARALLGHLNPSVDVLSGSEAGDEALVTLMKPDPRWAVAGPAERLDPVIAPVHRRSVDHGVMSVLWRCRRPVHPERLADSLRRIMSGVVRSRGHLWLATRPRSVVTWRSAGRHLELRETGNWLPDGEAAAWRSVSPQRRTLASWFWDDYYGERRNELVFTGTELDQDELRHTLDATLLDDRELSYGVESWADLPDPLLGDPAPDGPTDG